The following are encoded in a window of Rhizobium sp. 11515TR genomic DNA:
- the ilvD gene encoding dihydroxy-acid dehydratase: MPAYRSRTTTHGRNMAGARGLWRATGMKDSDFGKPIIAVVNSFTQFVPGHVHLKDLGQLVAREIEAAGGVAKEFNTIAVDDGIAMGHDGMLYSLPSRELIADSVEYMVNAHCADAMVCISNCDKITPGMLMASLRLNIPTVFVSGGPMEAGKVVLHGKKHALDLVDAMVAAADDKISDEDVQVIERSACPTCGSCSGMFTANSMNCLTEALGLSLPGNGSTLATHADRKRLFVEAGHLIVDLARRYYEQEDASILPRSVASKQAFENAMALDIAMGGSTNTVLHILAAAHEGEVDFTMADIDALSRRVPCLSKVAPAKNDVHMEDVHRAGGIMSILGELDKGGLINRDCPTVHSETIGDAIDRWDITRTNSETVREFFRAAPGGIPTQVAFSQNARWEELDTDREKGVIRSVEHPFSKDGGLAVLKGNLALDGCIVKTAGVDESILKFSGPAKVFESQDAAVKGILNNEIKAGDVVVIRYEGPKGGPGMQEMLYPTSYLKSKGLGKACALITDGRFSGGTSGLSIGHVSPEAANGGTIGLVREGDMIDIDIPNRIISLRVDDKELAARREAQNAKGWHPAEVRKRNVTTALKAYAAFATSADRGAVRDLGGK, encoded by the coding sequence ATGCCAGCTTATCGTTCCAGAACAACCACCCACGGCCGCAACATGGCCGGCGCGCGCGGCCTTTGGCGTGCGACGGGTATGAAGGACAGCGATTTCGGCAAGCCTATCATTGCGGTGGTCAACTCCTTCACCCAGTTCGTGCCCGGCCACGTCCACCTCAAGGATCTCGGCCAGCTGGTCGCGCGCGAGATCGAAGCGGCCGGCGGTGTTGCGAAGGAATTCAATACCATCGCCGTCGACGACGGCATCGCCATGGGTCATGACGGCATGCTCTATTCGCTGCCCTCGCGCGAGCTGATCGCCGACAGCGTCGAATACATGGTCAACGCCCATTGCGCCGACGCCATGGTCTGCATCTCCAACTGCGACAAGATCACCCCCGGCATGCTGATGGCCTCGTTGCGCCTGAACATTCCAACTGTTTTCGTGTCCGGCGGTCCGATGGAGGCCGGCAAGGTCGTCCTACACGGCAAGAAGCATGCGCTCGATCTCGTCGACGCCATGGTTGCCGCCGCCGACGACAAGATCAGCGATGAGGATGTCCAGGTCATCGAGCGCTCCGCCTGTCCGACCTGCGGCTCGTGCTCGGGCATGTTCACGGCCAATTCCATGAACTGCCTGACCGAAGCGCTCGGCCTGTCGCTGCCGGGCAACGGCTCGACGCTTGCCACCCACGCCGACCGCAAGCGCCTCTTCGTCGAAGCCGGCCACCTGATCGTCGATCTTGCCCGCCGCTATTACGAGCAGGAGGATGCGTCGATCCTGCCGCGTTCGGTCGCTTCCAAACAGGCTTTCGAGAATGCCATGGCGCTTGATATCGCCATGGGTGGCTCGACCAACACGGTTTTGCACATTCTGGCCGCCGCGCATGAAGGCGAAGTCGATTTCACAATGGCCGACATCGATGCGCTCTCGCGCCGCGTACCGTGCCTCTCCAAGGTTGCACCGGCAAAGAACGACGTTCACATGGAAGACGTGCATCGCGCCGGCGGCATCATGTCGATCCTCGGCGAGCTCGATAAGGGCGGTCTCATCAACCGCGATTGCCCGACGGTGCATTCCGAAACGATCGGCGATGCCATCGATCGCTGGGACATCACCCGCACCAACAGCGAGACGGTGCGCGAATTCTTCCGCGCGGCTCCTGGCGGCATTCCGACCCAGGTTGCCTTCAGCCAGAACGCCCGATGGGAGGAGCTCGACACCGATCGCGAGAAGGGCGTCATCCGTTCCGTCGAGCATCCCTTCTCCAAGGATGGCGGTCTGGCCGTCCTCAAGGGCAATCTGGCGCTCGATGGCTGCATCGTGAAGACGGCCGGCGTCGATGAATCGATCCTGAAGTTCTCCGGCCCGGCCAAGGTCTTCGAAAGCCAAGACGCAGCCGTCAAAGGCATCCTCAACAACGAGATCAAGGCCGGCGACGTTGTCGTCATCCGCTACGAAGGCCCGAAGGGCGGCCCCGGCATGCAGGAAATGCTCTATCCGACGAGCTATCTGAAGTCGAAGGGCCTCGGCAAGGCCTGCGCGCTGATCACCGATGGCCGCTTCTCCGGCGGCACCTCGGGCCTGTCGATCGGGCACGTATCGCCCGAAGCGGCCAATGGCGGCACGATCGGCTTGGTGCGCGAAGGCGACATGATCGATATCGACATCCCGAACCGTATCATCAGCCTGCGTGTCGATGACAAGGAACTTGCCGCTCGCCGTGAAGCCCAGAATGCCAAGGGCTGGCATCCGGCGGAAGTGCGCAAGCGTAACGTCACCACGGCCTTGAAGGCTTATGCCGCTTTCGCAACCAGTGCTGACCGCGGCGCTGTTCGCGATCTGGGTGGAAAGTAA
- a CDS encoding lysozyme inhibitor LprI family protein: MRLNHLAAATFLASLGMAGASHAASFDCEAQNLKPDEKTICDVRALNDADVRMVTTFDLLSGLLAMGARGTMQDQQTEWLKKRQACGADVACLTSSYQERQKELNDAYKQINRPL, encoded by the coding sequence ATGCGATTGAATCATCTTGCCGCTGCCACTTTCCTCGCCTCGCTGGGAATGGCCGGTGCCTCACACGCCGCCAGCTTCGATTGCGAGGCGCAGAACCTGAAGCCGGACGAGAAGACGATCTGCGATGTGAGGGCTCTCAACGATGCCGACGTGAGAATGGTGACGACCTTCGATCTGCTTTCGGGGCTGCTTGCCATGGGTGCGCGTGGCACGATGCAGGACCAGCAGACCGAATGGCTGAAGAAGCGGCAGGCTTGCGGAGCGGATGTGGCGTGCCTGACCTCTTCGTATCAGGAACGTCAGAAAGAGCTGAATGACGCCTACAAGCAGATCAATCGGCCGCTGTAA
- a CDS encoding DegQ family serine endoprotease, whose product MHVLLKRTAVSMIALVMAMPLSAEAQTAKTLPQSQTQMQLSFAPLVKQTSGAVVNVYAERVVQRQSPFAGDPFFEQFFGQRMPNRTEKQSSLGSGVIVEANGTVITNNHVVDGADDIKIALSDGREFPCKVVLKDDRVDLAVLKIQSKNESFPVLPLGNSDGIEVGDLVLAIGNPFGVGQTVTSGIVSALARNQVKNEVGFFIQTDASINPGNSGGALVNMTGELIGLNTAIFSQGGGSNGIGFAIPANLVKVFLAAADRGDKAFERPYIGASFEPVTSDVAEALGLDKVRGALVTKVVDGGPAAKAGLKPGEVITALNNISIEHPDALGYRLTTAGLGATVALTVLDNGKEHQATMTLAAAPESTPRDERVIEGNNPFSGATVANLSPRVADDLHMPPDSSGVVIESLKPNSPADRLGFAARDIVISINGVAINTTEILQKTVTSNPSFWRVEIERDGQRIRQFFR is encoded by the coding sequence ATGCATGTCCTCCTGAAGCGCACTGCCGTTTCGATGATTGCCCTCGTCATGGCGATGCCGCTTTCCGCTGAGGCTCAAACGGCAAAGACGCTGCCGCAAAGCCAGACGCAGATGCAGCTTTCCTTCGCTCCGCTGGTCAAGCAGACCTCTGGCGCCGTGGTGAATGTCTATGCCGAGCGTGTTGTGCAGCGTCAGTCGCCTTTCGCCGGCGATCCCTTCTTCGAGCAGTTTTTCGGCCAGCGCATGCCGAATCGCACCGAGAAGCAATCATCGCTGGGTTCCGGCGTGATCGTGGAGGCGAATGGCACTGTCATCACCAACAACCACGTCGTCGACGGCGCTGACGACATCAAGATCGCGCTTTCGGACGGCCGCGAATTTCCCTGCAAGGTCGTTCTGAAAGACGATCGCGTCGATCTCGCAGTCTTGAAGATCCAGTCGAAGAACGAGAGCTTCCCGGTTCTGCCGCTCGGTAATTCCGACGGCATTGAGGTCGGCGATCTCGTGCTTGCGATCGGCAATCCCTTCGGCGTCGGGCAGACGGTAACGAGCGGCATCGTCTCGGCGCTCGCCCGCAACCAGGTCAAGAACGAGGTCGGTTTCTTCATCCAGACCGATGCTTCGATCAACCCCGGCAATTCGGGCGGCGCGCTCGTCAACATGACTGGCGAGCTGATCGGGCTGAATACGGCGATCTTCTCTCAGGGCGGCGGCTCCAATGGTATTGGCTTTGCGATCCCGGCCAATCTGGTCAAAGTCTTCCTCGCCGCTGCCGATCGTGGCGACAAGGCCTTCGAGCGCCCGTATATCGGCGCCTCCTTCGAGCCGGTGACATCCGATGTCGCCGAAGCACTCGGCCTCGACAAGGTACGCGGTGCATTGGTGACGAAGGTGGTCGATGGCGGACCTGCAGCCAAGGCCGGCCTCAAGCCTGGCGAGGTGATTACGGCGCTGAACAACATCTCCATCGAACATCCCGATGCGCTCGGCTATCGTCTGACAACGGCCGGTCTCGGTGCGACGGTGGCATTGACGGTGCTCGACAATGGGAAGGAGCATCAGGCCACGATGACGCTCGCCGCCGCGCCCGAATCCACGCCGCGTGACGAGCGGGTGATCGAGGGCAACAATCCCTTCTCCGGCGCGACCGTTGCCAATCTTTCGCCGCGGGTTGCCGATGACCTGCATATGCCGCCGGATTCTTCAGGTGTCGTCATCGAAAGCCTGAAGCCGAATTCGCCGGCCGACCGGCTTGGATTTGCCGCCCGCGATATCGTCATTTCCATCAACGGGGTGGCGATCAACACGACGGAAATCCTTCAGAAGACCGTCACCTCAAACCCTAGTTTCTGGCGTGTCGAGATCGAGCGCGACGGCCAGCGTATCAGGCAGTTCTTCCGATGA
- a CDS encoding replication-associated recombination protein A: protein MSDDLFAPRIPEEVANKRPLADRLRPQTLAEVTGQEHLTGEDGVLRRMIEAGSLGSMIFWGPPGTGKTTVARLLSGEAGLAFEQISAIFSGVADLKKVFEAARLRRMDGRQTLLFVDEIHRFNRAQQDSFLPVMEDGTVILVGATTENPSFELNAALLSRARVLTFHSHDEESLEELLRRAETVEGKPLPLTEDARASLIRMADGDGRSVLTLAEEVWRAARKDELFDPDMLVKIVQRRAPVYDKAQDGHYNLISALHKSVRGSDPDAALYYLARMFDAGEDPLYLGRRLVRMAVEDIGLADPQALVICNAAKDAYDYLGSPEGELALAQACVYLATAPKSNAVYTAFKAATQAAKQNGSLLPPKHILNAPTKLMRTEGYGDGYRYDHDEPDAFSGQNYFPEKMGRQTFYDPPERGFEREIRKRLDWWSKLRKERGES from the coding sequence ATGAGTGATGACCTGTTTGCACCGCGGATACCGGAAGAAGTCGCCAACAAGCGGCCTCTGGCCGATCGTTTGCGGCCGCAAACATTGGCTGAAGTCACCGGTCAGGAACATTTGACCGGTGAGGACGGCGTGCTGCGCCGGATGATCGAGGCGGGTTCACTGGGATCGATGATCTTCTGGGGACCGCCCGGAACCGGCAAGACGACGGTTGCAAGGCTTCTTTCGGGCGAGGCGGGGCTCGCCTTTGAGCAGATTTCAGCAATCTTCTCCGGCGTCGCCGATCTGAAGAAAGTGTTCGAGGCGGCACGTCTGCGCCGCATGGATGGCCGCCAGACCCTGCTATTCGTCGACGAGATTCATCGCTTCAATCGCGCCCAGCAGGATAGCTTCCTGCCTGTGATGGAAGACGGCACCGTCATTCTTGTCGGGGCGACGACGGAGAATCCCTCTTTCGAACTCAACGCCGCTCTTCTCTCCCGCGCCCGTGTCCTGACCTTCCATTCGCATGATGAGGAGAGCCTCGAAGAACTGCTGCGCCGCGCCGAAACGGTGGAAGGCAAGCCGCTGCCGCTGACGGAGGATGCTCGCGCCAGCCTGATCCGCATGGCCGACGGCGATGGCCGTTCGGTGCTGACGCTGGCCGAAGAGGTCTGGCGTGCCGCGCGCAAGGACGAGCTTTTCGATCCTGACATGCTGGTCAAGATCGTCCAGCGCCGCGCGCCCGTCTATGACAAGGCGCAGGATGGGCACTACAATTTGATATCGGCGCTGCATAAGTCGGTTCGTGGCTCCGATCCGGATGCCGCGCTCTATTATCTCGCCCGCATGTTCGATGCCGGCGAAGATCCTCTGTATCTAGGGCGTCGGCTGGTGCGCATGGCGGTGGAGGATATCGGCCTTGCCGATCCGCAGGCTCTCGTCATCTGCAATGCCGCAAAGGACGCCTATGATTATCTGGGGTCGCCGGAAGGTGAATTGGCGCTGGCGCAGGCCTGCGTCTATCTCGCGACCGCACCGAAATCCAATGCCGTCTACACGGCCTTCAAGGCTGCGACCCAGGCCGCCAAGCAGAACGGTTCGCTTCTGCCGCCCAAGCATATCCTCAATGCACCGACCAAGCTGATGCGGACCGAAGGCTACGGCGACGGTTATCGCTACGATCATGATGAGCCGGATGCCTTTTCAGGCCAGAATTACTTTCCGGAGAAGATGGGTCGCCAGACCTTCTATGATCCGCCGGAGCGCGGTTTCGAGCGGGAAATTCGTAAAAGGCTGGATTGGTGGTCGAAGCTGCGCAAGGAGCGTGGCGAGAGCTAG
- a CDS encoding DUF1883 domain-containing protein, whose translation MSKPAFRYSHYDLKEQHAGTVIEITLSAIANVRLMNSSNFERFTETLKHQFLGGVAKKSPIRLVIPEAGHWHLVVDMEGHKSLAESSVKMVDRVTVPRMQKA comes from the coding sequence ATGTCGAAGCCTGCCTTCCGCTACAGCCACTACGACCTCAAAGAGCAGCACGCCGGAACGGTGATCGAAATCACCCTCTCCGCCATTGCCAATGTCAGGCTGATGAATAGCTCGAATTTCGAGCGCTTCACCGAAACGCTGAAGCACCAGTTTCTCGGCGGTGTTGCCAAGAAATCGCCGATACGGCTGGTCATTCCGGAGGCCGGCCATTGGCATCTGGTGGTCGATATGGAAGGTCATAAGAGCCTGGCGGAATCGAGCGTCAAAATGGTAGACAGGGTAACCGTTCCACGCATGCAAAAAGCATAG
- the dapA gene encoding 4-hydroxy-tetrahydrodipicolinate synthase: MSRPTFRRRIGGAITALVTPFRDGVFDGVDMMAHIEWQLLSGIDGLLVCSLIGEGPTLTEAERIRAIEICIELSEDKVPVIVATGTNDTRTTQEETIQAQRLGADAALVTVPYYSKPTQKGIVHHFEQLAAQTELPIIIHNQPAHTGVDLAPATVARLAEIRGIIGIADGGRDISRVDVWRPLLPERFGLFTSNDASAIGFTAAGGHGCFSGAANIVPRLFQSMQHSAACGNVGAAQSIDARLQPLFGALARESEPATVKHALSLVRDIEGEVRLPLVGIGTETAAAIQAAIAPFQLDGSGRFASRHAYRLGL; this comes from the coding sequence ATGAGTAGACCGACTTTTCGAAGGCGCATCGGCGGTGCGATCACCGCCCTTGTCACGCCTTTCCGCGACGGCGTTTTCGATGGCGTCGACATGATGGCCCATATCGAGTGGCAGTTGCTAAGCGGGATCGATGGGCTTCTCGTCTGTTCGCTGATTGGCGAAGGCCCGACGCTGACAGAGGCCGAGCGCATTCGCGCCATCGAAATCTGCATCGAGCTTTCGGAAGACAAGGTGCCCGTCATCGTCGCGACCGGAACCAACGACACGAGGACGACCCAGGAGGAAACGATACAGGCACAGCGCCTTGGCGCGGATGCAGCCTTGGTAACGGTGCCCTATTATTCCAAGCCGACGCAAAAAGGGATCGTCCACCATTTCGAGCAGCTGGCGGCGCAGACCGAACTGCCCATCATCATTCATAACCAGCCAGCGCATACAGGCGTCGATCTCGCTCCGGCAACAGTCGCGCGGCTTGCTGAAATTCGAGGGATTATCGGGATCGCCGACGGCGGTCGCGACATCTCACGCGTCGACGTCTGGCGGCCCCTTCTGCCGGAGCGGTTCGGCCTGTTTACCTCGAACGACGCCAGCGCAATCGGCTTCACGGCCGCGGGCGGTCATGGCTGCTTCTCGGGAGCTGCCAATATCGTTCCGCGGCTCTTTCAATCGATGCAGCATTCGGCCGCTTGCGGCAATGTCGGCGCGGCACAATCCATCGACGCGCGATTACAGCCTTTGTTCGGCGCGCTCGCCCGCGAAAGCGAACCGGCGACGGTCAAGCATGCCCTGTCACTGGTGAGAGATATCGAGGGGGAGGTTCGCCTGCCATTGGTCGGCATCGGGACAGAGACGGCCGCGGCCATCCAGGCGGCAATTGCCCCGTTTCAACTCGACGGCAGCGGCCGGTTTGCCTCGCGCCATGCCTATCGCCTTGGATTGTGA
- a CDS encoding ketopantoate reductase family protein, producing MTPSPFKNICVYGAGALGGAIAAKLASAKEAQTKISVVARGAHLEAIRAGGISLWEADVDSPLVAQVTATTDAGELPPQDLVITGLKGHQLAAAVPGIAKLLHSGTRVVMILNGVPWWYFHRDRQSGHAEYQMEELDPNGDLWRLIGPERIIGCVAYQGAEVVAPGEVKLANNGHFILGEPSGETMGDIEAIAALLQQAGVNVSISSRIRDDIWSKLMGNAAFNPISALTRGLMSDIMDDPALATIVGQVMSEVKAVAEALGSHIAMSVEERLERSRQIGPVRTSMLQDLLAGKALEITPLVGVVVSLGKLANIPTPVSATILALVTQLDRKNQQGAE from the coding sequence ATGACGCCCTCTCCCTTCAAGAACATCTGTGTCTACGGCGCCGGCGCACTCGGCGGTGCGATCGCGGCCAAGCTCGCCTCCGCCAAAGAAGCGCAGACGAAGATTTCCGTCGTGGCTCGCGGAGCTCATCTGGAGGCCATTCGCGCTGGCGGCATAAGCCTCTGGGAAGCCGATGTGGATAGTCCCCTCGTCGCGCAGGTGACCGCGACGACCGATGCTGGCGAACTTCCGCCGCAGGATCTCGTCATCACCGGCCTCAAAGGACATCAGCTTGCCGCAGCTGTCCCCGGCATTGCAAAACTGCTGCATTCGGGCACCCGCGTCGTCATGATCCTCAACGGCGTTCCATGGTGGTATTTCCATCGGGACCGTCAGAGCGGCCATGCCGAATACCAGATGGAAGAGCTCGATCCGAACGGCGATCTCTGGCGCCTGATCGGGCCGGAGCGCATCATCGGCTGCGTTGCCTATCAGGGAGCGGAAGTCGTCGCACCCGGCGAGGTCAAACTCGCCAATAACGGACATTTCATCCTTGGCGAACCTTCCGGCGAGACGATGGGCGATATCGAAGCTATCGCAGCGCTGCTGCAGCAGGCCGGGGTCAATGTTTCGATTTCCTCGCGCATCCGCGACGATATCTGGAGCAAGCTCATGGGCAATGCCGCTTTCAATCCGATCAGTGCGCTCACGCGGGGTTTGATGTCCGATATCATGGACGATCCCGCGCTTGCGACTATAGTCGGCCAGGTAATGAGCGAGGTAAAAGCCGTTGCCGAGGCTTTGGGATCGCACATCGCCATGTCCGTGGAGGAACGTCTTGAGCGTTCCCGTCAGATCGGACCTGTGCGCACCTCGATGCTGCAGGATCTGCTTGCCGGCAAGGCGCTGGAAATCACGCCTCTCGTGGGCGTCGTCGTCTCGCTCGGAAAGCTCGCGAATATACCGACGCCGGTCTCGGCGACCATTCTGGCGCTGGTGACGCAGCTCGACCGCAAGAACCAGCAGGGCGCCGAGTAA
- a CDS encoding OmpA family protein gives MVAGGSDNKPKLEHKGYNRGLILGLTMAESMLLLVFCLLLVAAALISAERSKRYEVERKLEKAEQQVALLEKKRAEQAAEIVLLQSKVVSGDLSAADKAVVDKQWRELVLAKETLDSMTDQGATPTDLQSLSKVAAVLKERGVSLAAAPDAVDKLLAGSGGGKGMHDWPPIINLDDAKKNYFQSGSAELTGTFAQLLSTTITDEIASNLSLYGANIVEVIGHTDEQPVAREKSNLDDTIIGAMDGKLPVSALLPADNAGLGLARAIAVANVLKANPKLKDATILPMSAAQLILPGDTVTSGQRGAVEARRRIEIRVRGRTAPVAVINAGAAPSVNTQ, from the coding sequence ATGGTAGCAGGAGGTTCGGACAACAAGCCGAAACTGGAGCACAAGGGCTACAACCGCGGCCTGATCCTTGGTCTGACGATGGCCGAATCCATGCTGCTTCTGGTCTTCTGCCTGCTGCTCGTAGCCGCTGCCTTGATTTCGGCAGAGAGAAGCAAACGTTATGAAGTCGAGCGCAAGCTTGAGAAGGCCGAGCAGCAGGTCGCGCTGCTGGAGAAGAAGCGAGCGGAGCAGGCGGCCGAGATCGTGCTTCTCCAGTCCAAGGTCGTCTCCGGGGATCTTTCCGCTGCCGATAAGGCCGTGGTGGACAAGCAATGGCGGGAGCTGGTGCTGGCGAAAGAGACGCTCGACAGCATGACGGACCAGGGAGCGACACCGACCGATCTGCAATCACTGTCCAAGGTCGCTGCCGTTCTGAAGGAACGTGGCGTTTCGCTCGCGGCAGCACCCGATGCGGTCGATAAGCTTTTGGCTGGCAGTGGGGGCGGGAAGGGCATGCACGATTGGCCGCCCATCATCAATCTCGACGACGCCAAGAAGAACTATTTCCAATCAGGAAGCGCCGAACTCACGGGCACTTTTGCCCAGCTTCTCAGCACCACAATTACGGACGAAATCGCCAGCAATCTAAGCCTTTACGGCGCCAATATCGTCGAGGTGATCGGTCATACCGATGAGCAGCCGGTCGCGCGAGAGAAATCCAATCTCGACGATACGATCATCGGCGCCATGGATGGCAAGCTGCCGGTCTCCGCCTTGCTACCGGCCGACAATGCCGGCCTCGGTCTTGCCCGCGCGATTGCCGTCGCCAATGTGCTCAAGGCCAATCCGAAGCTGAAGGATGCGACCATCCTGCCGATGTCGGCCGCGCAATTGATCCTGCCCGGCGATACCGTCACTTCAGGCCAACGCGGCGCGGTCGAGGCGCGACGCCGCATCGAAATTCGTGTGCGGGGCAGGACGGCGCCCGTTGCTGTCATCAATGCCGGTGCCGCGCCGTCAGTGAATACGCAATAG
- a CDS encoding ABC-F family ATP-binding cassette domain-containing protein produces the protein MIRIENISKQNSHRILFIEASAALNKGESVGLVGPNGAGKTTLFRMITGQEQPDEGQVSVDKGVTIGYFNQDVGEMEGRSAVAEVMEGAGPVSAVAAELRELEAAMSDPDQADRMDEIIERYGEVQARYEELDGYALEGRAREVLAGLSFSQEMMEGDVGALSGGWKMRVALARILLMRPDVMLLDEPSNHLDLESLIWLESFLKGYEGALLMTSHDREFMNRIVTKIIEIDAGNLTSYSGDYEFYEQQRAQNEKQQQAQFERQQAMLAKEIKFIERFKARASHASQVQSRVKKLEKIDRVEPPKRRQTVAFEFQPAPRSGEDVAVLKNVHKKYGSRTIYEGLDFMVRRRERWCIMGINGAGKSTLLKLVAGAADPDEGSVALGASVKMGYFAQHAMDLLDGERTVFQQLEHDFPQAGQGSLRALAGCFGFSGDDIEKKCRVLSGGEKARLVMAIMLFDPPNLLVLDEPTNHLDLDTKEMLIQALSQYEGTMLFVSHDRHFLAALSNRVLELTPEGIHQYPGGYTEYVERTGYEAPGLSS, from the coding sequence ATGATTCGTATCGAGAATATCAGCAAGCAGAATAGCCATCGCATCCTCTTCATCGAGGCATCCGCGGCGCTCAACAAGGGCGAGAGCGTCGGTCTCGTGGGGCCGAACGGCGCTGGCAAGACGACGCTTTTCCGCATGATTACCGGCCAGGAGCAGCCCGACGAGGGACAGGTTTCAGTCGATAAAGGCGTCACGATCGGCTACTTCAATCAGGATGTCGGCGAGATGGAGGGACGCAGTGCCGTCGCGGAAGTGATGGAAGGCGCCGGTCCCGTCAGCGCCGTTGCCGCAGAACTTCGCGAACTCGAAGCTGCTATGAGCGATCCGGACCAGGCCGACAGGATGGATGAGATCATCGAGCGCTATGGCGAAGTGCAGGCGCGCTATGAAGAGCTCGACGGCTATGCGCTCGAGGGCCGCGCTCGCGAAGTGCTGGCGGGTCTGAGCTTCAGCCAGGAGATGATGGAAGGCGATGTCGGCGCGCTGTCTGGCGGCTGGAAGATGCGTGTGGCACTTGCCCGCATCCTCTTGATGCGCCCCGACGTCATGCTGCTTGACGAGCCGAGCAACCATCTCGATCTCGAAAGCCTGATCTGGCTCGAATCCTTCCTGAAGGGCTATGAAGGCGCGTTGCTCATGACCTCGCACGACCGCGAGTTCATGAACCGCATCGTCACCAAGATCATCGAAATCGATGCCGGCAATCTCACCAGCTATTCGGGCGACTATGAATTCTACGAGCAGCAGCGCGCACAGAACGAAAAGCAGCAGCAGGCCCAGTTCGAGCGGCAACAGGCGATGCTCGCCAAGGAAATCAAATTCATCGAACGCTTCAAGGCGCGCGCCTCGCATGCTTCGCAGGTGCAGAGCCGCGTGAAGAAGCTGGAAAAGATCGATCGCGTCGAGCCGCCGAAGCGCCGCCAGACGGTTGCCTTCGAATTCCAGCCGGCGCCACGCTCAGGCGAAGACGTCGCCGTGCTGAAGAACGTCCATAAGAAGTATGGCAGCCGCACCATCTATGAAGGGCTGGATTTCATGGTACGCCGCCGCGAGCGCTGGTGCATCATGGGCATCAACGGTGCCGGCAAATCCACCCTGCTCAAGCTGGTGGCGGGCGCGGCAGATCCGGATGAAGGCAGCGTCGCGCTCGGCGCCAGCGTCAAGATGGGCTATTTCGCTCAGCATGCCATGGACCTGCTCGATGGCGAGCGTACCGTATTTCAGCAGCTCGAACATGACTTTCCGCAGGCAGGCCAAGGCTCGCTGCGGGCGCTTGCCGGCTGTTTCGGCTTTTCTGGCGACGATATCGAAAAGAAATGCAGGGTACTGTCGGGCGGCGAGAAGGCACGGCTTGTTATGGCCATCATGCTTTTCGACCCGCCGAACCTCCTGGTGCTAGACGAGCCGACCAACCATCTCGATCTCGACACCAAGGAAATGCTCATCCAGGCGCTTTCGCAATATGAGGGCACGATGCTCTTCGTCTCGCACGACCGGCATTTCCTGGCAGCACTTTCCAACCGCGTCCTGGAGCTGACGCCGGAAGGCATCCACCAATATCCCGGCGGCTACACCGAGTACGTCGAGCGCACCGGCTACGAGGCACCCGGCCTTAGCAGCTGA